A window from Primulina huaijiensis isolate GDHJ02 chromosome 13, ASM1229523v2, whole genome shotgun sequence encodes these proteins:
- the LOC140991540 gene encoding uncharacterized protein, producing the protein MDLDKQENDDELALVLELPESDPLFTRKKKLLDDMGFDSKIQARIKCSSTSTPDQLDDFLNRLIQQARIINFDEVEIYFNGDSTRNYSNPRNELQALNYLLEVTDNSLSTEKHKMKNVMQKLRDEIIDRIHKVGSKFAEESKFVRCRNSDKEKCLLDWSVDHGAGTKLDIAYIEGAGRGAIATQDLKVGDTALEIPASIIISEELVHESNMFHILNEINGISTETMLLLWCMKEKYNKNSRFKLFFETLPEKFNTGLSFGIDAVMTLDGTLLLEEIVQAKEHLRVQYEELFPALSDLHPDVFPPELYTWEDFLWACELFYSNSMKVVFTDGKLRTCLIPVAGFLNHSICPHVMRYGRIEASTHSLRFPLSRACHTGEQCFLGYGKFSSSHLLTFYGFLPQEDNPYDVIPLELDIWQDEDCEDGQITPERLTHMVRGTWYSKDHGIFHYGLPTPLLDVLRRARNPNWQSSIITQEILETELNVLRDLNCTFQDQMDALGDDNRDDRERASWDVELAIKYKNLQRNILSSILTSCRTGCELLECELLKYTG; encoded by the exons ATGGACTTGGATAAG CAAGAGAATGATGATGAACTTGCATTGGTTCTTGAACTTCCTGAAAGTGACCCTTTATTCACGAGGAAGAAG AAATTACTTGACGATATGGGTTTCGATTCGAAGATTCAGGCACGCATTAAATGCTCCTCCACTTCCACTCCTGATCAACTGGATGATTTCTTGAACAGGTTGATTCAACAAGCAAGAATAATAAACTTTGATGAG GTGGAAATTTACTTTAACGGAGACAGTACGAGGAATTACAGTAATCCCAGGAATGAATTGCAAGCTCTGAATTATCTACTTGAAGTCACTGATAATTCATTGTCCACTGAGAAACACAAGATGAAAAATGTTATGCAGAAGTTACGAGATGAAATAATTGATAGGATCCATAAAGTTGGAAGCAAATTTGCTGAAGAGTCGAAATTTGTTAGATGCCGTAACTCGGATAAAGAAAAGTGTCTATTAGATTGGTCTGTCGATCATGGTGCAGGGACAAAATTGGATATAGCTT ATATTGAAGGGGCAGGAAGAGGGGCCATAGCTACACAAGACCTAAAAGTAGGAGATACTGCTTTGGAGATTCCTGCATCTATCATTATCTCGGAGGAGCTTGTGCATGAATCGAACATG TTCCATATTCTCAATGAAATCAATGGGATTTCAACAGAGACAATGTTGCTCTTGTGGTGCATGAAGGAGAAGTACAACAAGAATTcaagatttaaattattttttgagaCATTACCTGAGAAATTTAACACTG GATTGAGCTTTGGAATTGATGCTGTCATGACTTTAGATGGAACCTTATTGTTAGAAGAAATTGTGCAAGCGAAAGAG CACCTACGGGTTCAATATGAGGAGTTATTTCCTGCACTGAGTGATCTTCATCCTGATGTATTTCCGCCGGAGTTGTACACATGGGAGGACTTCTTATGGGCTTGTGAACTCTTCTACTCTAACAGCATGAAAGTTGTCTTCACTGATGGAAAGCTAAGAACCTGTTTAATTCCTGTTGCTGGCTTTCTCAATCACTCG ATATGCCCGCACGTAATGCGCTATGGAAGAATAGAAGCGAGTACACATTCCTTGAGATTTCCTTTATCAAGAGCATGTCATACAGGAGAACAGTGTTTTCTTGGTTATGGAAAGTTCTCCAGTTCTCATTTGTTAACTTTCTATGGCTTCTTACCGCAAGAAGATAACCCATATGATGTTATTCCACTCG AGTTGGATATTTGGCAGGATGAAGATTGTGAAGATGGACAAATCACACCTGAACGGCTCACTCACATGGTTCGTGGCACGTGGTATTCAAAAGACCATGGAATCTTTCACTATGGGTTGCCGACTCCTTTACTGGATGTTCTACGTAGAGCTCGAAATCCAAACTGGCAATCAAGCATCATT ACACAAGAAATCTTGGAAACGGAACTCAATGTCCTTAGAGACCTAAACTGCACCTTTCAAGACCAGATGGATGCCCTCGGGGATGACAATCGTGATGATAG GGAAAGAGCGAGTTGGGATGTGGAGCTCGCGATAAAGTACAAAAATTTACAAAGGAATATACTCTCCTCAATCTTAACTTCGTGTAGGACTGGCTGTGAGTTGTTAGAATGTGAACTCCTCAAATATACAGGTTAG
- the LOC140991586 gene encoding uncharacterized protein codes for MLVANSFDLWKKDTFFSAAEEVQQSADIMESAYRTWLRAKREGLIPEHLDELGRDLQRALGTAKWQLEEFEKAVHLSYRKHADDITITRHRQFVSALEDQISHVEVALKESFNVEDKKSLRWVDLDHENCEDFALFLSGIPGTSLKIDNESEKVEEAASTSYIKKTNLEKDCSVGLKVASKTHIPNHGKNLEVVTSRGSSSCLMELEKRKLSDMGDEILVQADKLTCNLRTMKFPDKNSLEIVIDSDDRQKKSLTQATPKEKGIKPSFWRSRCEQDPEAKGLLTQSKIINWVNQRFRGCYRSQRQQSVSPILPANSLRFMLALMLTFFLVVPFLLYSA; via the exons ATGTTGGTAGCGAACAGTTTTGATTTATGGAAAAAAGACACCTTTTTTTCTGCCGCTGAAGAGGTCCAGCAATCTGCCGATAT AATGGAATCAGCTTACAGGACATGGCTCAGAGCAAAGAGAGAAGGGCTGATACCTGAGCATTTAGATGAACTTGGTAGAGATCTACAAAGGGCATTAGGCACTGCAAAATGGCAG TTGGAAGAGTTTGAAAAGGCTGTCCACCTGAGCTACCGAAAGCACGCTGATGATATTACAATCACTCGTCATAGGCAATTTGTTTCGGCTTTAGAAGATCAAATTTCCCACGTCGAAGTGGCGCTGAAGGAATCATTTAATGTGGAAGATAAGAAATCGCTACGATGGGTAGATTTAGATCATGAAAACTGTGAAGACTTTGCTCTTTTTCTTTCTGGAATTCCTGGGACGTCACTGAAGATCGACAATGAAAGTGAAAAGGTTGAGGAAGCAGCAAGTACttcttatattaaaaaaactaatttgGAAAAAGATTGTAGCGTTGGTTTGAAAGTTGCTTCCAAAACGCATATCCCGAATCACGGAAAAAATTTGGAAGTCGTCACAAGCCGTGGATCTTCCAGCTGCCTCATGGAACTAGAGAAGAGAAAACTTAGTGACATGGGGGATGAAATCTTGGTTCAAGCTGATAAATTAACTTGTAATCTTCGAACCATGAAATTTCCGGATAAAAATTCTCTCGAGATAGTAATTGACAGTGATGATAGGCAAAAAAAGTCATTGACACAAGCAACACCTAAAGAAAAGGGTATCAAGCCTTCATTTTGGAGGTCAAGATGTGAACAAGATCCTGAAGCAAAGGGGTTGTTAACTCAGTCAAAAATTATCAATTGGGTAAATCAG CGCTTCAGAGGATGTTATAGAAGTCAAAGACAACAATCGGTGTCTCCCATATTACCAGCCAATTCTCTTCGTTTCATGCTTGCTTTGATGCTGACCTTTTTTCTAGTTG TGCCCTTTTTGCTGTATTCTGCTTAA
- the LOC140991269 gene encoding uncharacterized protein, whose translation MAKNSRFQGQETSEPQEKEDDDEEEAISLCDFILHSEEKDSPHTREDRDRRESTDPSDFFEFFNDLTSEMCHAEDIIFCGKLVPYKKQPVLFDTLNGSSRRYCESLPDQLLTPTKTRTHASTKFMRSCRSLDYDKSCRDPSLAVKSEGSCVPRLRLKKTAKFEVGKPRWYGLMFGVVKSPPEMDLRDMKNRQVRRNYGGISRPAMEGRGRNTPANQRNSWSDDFLNVLSCKNDASVATMASPSFSLVSRI comes from the coding sequence ATGGCCAAAAACTCCAGATTTCAAGGTCAAGAAACCTCAGAGCCCCAAGAAAAAGAAGACGACGATGAAGAAGAGGCGATCTCCCTCTGTGATTTCATACTACACTCCGAAGAAAAAGATTCTCCCCACACTCGGGAAGATCGTGACCGTAGGGAAAGTACGGACCCATCAGATTTTTTCGAGTTCTTCAATGATCTCACCTCCGAAATGTGTCATGCAGAAGACATAATTTTCTGCGGGAAACTTGTACCATACAAGAAACAACCAGTACTTTTTGATACCCTAAACGGTTCATCCAGGAGATATTGCGAGTCTTTGCCGGATCAGTTGTTGACTCCCACAAAAACACGCACCCACGCAAGCACAAAATTCATGCGAAGCTGCCGTTCGTTGGATTATGATAAGTCCTGCCGGGATCCGAGCTTGGCGGTGAAGTCGGAGGGCTCCTGTGTTCCCCGGCTTCGTTTGAAAAAAACAGCGAAATTCGAGGTGGGGAAGCCTAGGTGGTATGGTCTCATGTTTGGTGTGGTAAAGTCTCCACCGGAAATGGACCTCCGAGACATGAAAAACCGGCAAGTTCGCCGAAATTATGGAGGAATATCAAGGCCAGCAATGGAAGGCAGAGGGAGGAATACCCCTGCCAACCAGAGAAATTCTTGGAGCGATGATTTCTTGAATGTGTTGAGTTGCAAAAACGATGCTAGTGTAGCAACCATGGCATCACCGTCTTTTAGTCTCGTCTCACGAATATGA